Proteins encoded within one genomic window of Phototrophicus methaneseepsis:
- a CDS encoding alpha/beta fold hydrolase, with protein sequence MTDFAAGYTAYDLDVQGRTLRAYRTGGDKPQVVLVHGYSDSALSMKSLIDTLAPTYDVIAYDSRGHGASARIDSPYTLFDLSDDLAGVIDALALDKPICIGHSMGAATVLIAAAFHPDHMRAIVAEDPPLSDALAKTDFSEWKAGHLQSTALPREQLVELYRTQVFPNWSQVDYETRVDARYDLDPTVFDLMDWGAPPHWREWIPKIQCDGLLLVGNPELGSVAPRPLVQEVVEMWPTVELVTIDDVGHQIRCDKTDAYLAAILPFLAAHSG encoded by the coding sequence ATGACCGACTTTGCCGCTGGATATACGGCATATGACCTTGATGTACAGGGCCGCACGCTGCGGGCTTATCGCACAGGTGGCGACAAACCGCAGGTTGTGCTGGTCCATGGCTATTCTGATAGTGCCCTCTCAATGAAGTCTCTCATAGACACGCTAGCACCGACTTACGACGTCATAGCCTATGATTCTCGTGGGCATGGGGCCTCTGCGCGCATTGATAGTCCCTATACGCTGTTCGATCTATCCGACGACTTGGCAGGTGTGATCGACGCGTTGGCGCTCGATAAGCCTATTTGCATCGGGCATAGCATGGGCGCAGCCACCGTATTGATCGCTGCCGCCTTCCACCCTGACCATATGCGCGCTATCGTCGCAGAAGACCCACCCCTATCAGACGCACTTGCCAAAACGGATTTCAGCGAGTGGAAAGCCGGCCATCTGCAATCGACGGCACTGCCGCGTGAACAACTCGTCGAACTATACCGGACACAGGTCTTCCCTAACTGGAGCCAGGTTGATTACGAAACGCGAGTCGATGCCCGTTATGATCTTGATCCGACAGTTTTTGATCTGATGGATTGGGGCGCGCCGCCTCATTGGCGCGAATGGATACCTAAAATCCAGTGTGATGGGCTGCTGCTGGTCGGCAATCCGGAATTAGGCAGCGTCGCGCCGCGCCCCCTGGTGCAGGAAGTGGTTGAGATGTGGCCCACTGTTGAACTTGTCACCATTGATGACGTCGGCCATCAGATCCGCTGCGACAAAACAGACGCTTATTTAGCGGCGATTTTACCATTCCTGGCAGCGCATAGCGGCTAA
- a CDS encoding DUF5995 family protein, whose product MIDTPNLIEQMQSQVQAWQASDDDRAIFLQCYLMMTRNMMVAIDTGDFEDGPWVSVLTHGFAAYYFNAIKHHEDLIASPVWAYAFEVAGRKDAHVLQNLLLGVNAHICYDLIFALADCIQDEWDMLSNEQREARRRDFFHVNDIIGATLDAVQDQVVEEHSRLMRVVDDVFGRLDEWTIKILINRWRHQVWEQSVAYLIAAPEQKTHLKKVYTANAEQRAKAIRGQRGLIGIVDLF is encoded by the coding sequence ATGATCGACACACCCAACCTCATTGAACAAATGCAATCGCAAGTCCAGGCATGGCAAGCCAGCGACGATGACCGTGCTATCTTTCTACAATGCTATCTGATGATGACACGCAATATGATGGTCGCCATTGATACAGGCGATTTCGAAGATGGCCCTTGGGTCAGCGTGCTGACACATGGCTTTGCCGCTTATTATTTCAATGCGATTAAGCACCACGAAGACCTGATAGCCTCTCCGGTATGGGCCTATGCCTTCGAGGTAGCGGGGCGCAAAGACGCCCATGTGCTGCAAAATCTGCTGCTCGGCGTGAATGCACATATCTGCTATGACCTCATCTTCGCCCTGGCAGATTGTATTCAGGATGAATGGGACATGCTCAGCAATGAACAACGCGAAGCCCGCCGCCGCGACTTCTTCCATGTGAACGATATTATTGGTGCGACGCTGGACGCCGTACAGGACCAGGTGGTCGAAGAACACAGTCGCTTGATGCGCGTGGTTGATGATGTCTTTGGGCGATTGGATGAATGGACAATCAAAATCTTGATTAACCGCTGGCGCCACCAGGTATGGGAGCAATCCGTCGCTTATCTGATCGCAGCACCTGAGCAAAAAACACATCTCAAGAAAGTATATACCGCCAACGCAGAACAGCGCGCAAAAGCGATCCGCGGGCAGCGCGGCCTGATAGGCATTGTCGATCTGTTCTGA
- the abc-f gene encoding ribosomal protection-like ABC-F family protein yields MLQVSKLSQRFAGAMDYTLKDVSFVVNAGERLGVVGPNGSGKSTLLKCITGELTPDSGSVQLQTGARLSYLAQGLTLDDETTLYHALFPQAVALQAAEAEIERLSVAMAEGDEMDMDAYSVALERLSMLADIIDEGAAVRTLAELNLDVGLDWPVGALSGGQKTRLMLARALLSKPQLLVLDEPTNHLDVHALDWLENWLQHFGGAVVIVSHDRSFLDRIATHILALDADTHTARYLAGNYTHYLETIAYERDQQWSQWRDQEVEIERMKQDVQRVMDRANKKEASTQHDFHRARAKQLMRKAKARETRLERYIESEDRVEKPQQNWDVKIDFDQMPRAYGEVVVLEDAAIGYDKPLITGIDAIVQGEDRIAIMGPNGAGKSTLVKTIMGELAPLSGIVRLGGGVKAGYLAQEQDILTPEETPLTTLQNAVTMSETDARSFLHFFLFVGDDALRRNALLSYGERARLMLALLVARGCNLLVLDEPLNHLDLTSREQFEQALQNYPGALLVVSHDRWFMEHVATQIWQIGDGAFKIDYPIRELQ; encoded by the coding sequence ATGTTACAAGTTTCAAAACTGAGCCAGCGATTCGCTGGTGCCATGGATTACACACTCAAAGATGTCTCATTTGTGGTCAACGCAGGGGAACGCCTGGGTGTGGTTGGCCCTAACGGCAGTGGCAAATCCACACTGCTGAAGTGCATCACAGGCGAGCTGACCCCGGATAGCGGCAGCGTCCAGCTACAGACGGGGGCGCGCCTGAGTTATCTGGCGCAGGGGCTCACGCTTGATGATGAGACGACCCTCTATCATGCCCTCTTCCCGCAGGCAGTGGCGTTGCAAGCCGCCGAAGCGGAGATTGAACGATTGTCTGTTGCGATGGCAGAAGGCGACGAGATGGATATGGACGCGTATAGCGTCGCCCTGGAACGGTTGTCCATGCTGGCTGATATCATCGACGAAGGGGCTGCTGTGCGCACCCTGGCCGAGCTGAACCTGGATGTGGGCCTGGATTGGCCTGTAGGCGCGCTTAGTGGCGGCCAGAAGACGCGCCTCATGCTGGCGCGTGCCCTGCTCAGTAAGCCCCAATTGCTGGTGTTGGATGAACCGACCAACCATCTCGATGTGCATGCGCTCGACTGGCTGGAAAATTGGCTTCAGCACTTCGGCGGGGCTGTTGTCATCGTCAGCCATGACCGCTCGTTTCTGGATCGCATCGCTACTCACATTCTGGCGCTGGATGCTGATACGCACACCGCACGCTACTTAGCAGGCAACTACACCCATTATCTGGAGACCATCGCCTACGAACGTGACCAGCAGTGGTCCCAATGGCGCGACCAGGAAGTCGAAATTGAGCGCATGAAGCAAGATGTTCAGCGTGTGATGGACCGTGCCAACAAGAAAGAAGCCTCAACTCAGCATGATTTTCATCGTGCGCGGGCGAAACAACTTATGCGCAAGGCCAAAGCGCGGGAAACGCGCCTTGAACGCTATATCGAGAGCGAAGACCGTGTGGAGAAGCCCCAACAGAATTGGGATGTGAAGATCGACTTCGACCAAATGCCACGCGCTTATGGCGAAGTGGTTGTGCTGGAAGATGCCGCTATTGGCTACGATAAGCCGCTGATCACGGGCATCGACGCGATTGTGCAGGGTGAGGATCGCATTGCGATCATGGGGCCGAATGGCGCGGGGAAATCGACACTTGTGAAGACCATCATGGGCGAATTGGCCCCACTGAGCGGCATTGTCCGCTTAGGGGGTGGCGTCAAGGCGGGTTATCTGGCACAGGAACAAGACATCCTCACGCCGGAGGAGACGCCCCTCACGACATTACAAAATGCTGTCACCATGAGCGAAACAGACGCACGCTCCTTCCTGCACTTCTTCCTGTTTGTAGGGGATGATGCCCTGCGGCGGAATGCTTTGCTCAGCTACGGTGAGCGTGCCCGTTTGATGCTGGCGCTCCTTGTAGCGCGTGGCTGCAATCTATTGGTGCTGGACGAGCCGCTGAACCACCTGGACCTCACCTCGCGCGAGCAGTTCGAGCAGGCTTTGCAGAACTATCCGGGGGCGCTGCTGGTCGTCAGCCATGATCGCTGGTTTATGGAGCATGTCGCCACGCAAATCTGGCAGATTGGCGATGGTGCATTTAAGATCGACTATCCAATTCGGGAGTTACAATGA
- a CDS encoding GNAT family N-acetyltransferase — protein MSEIVFQARMYTSNEDMARIQDANARWAQIAGSSLGYIHSGDIAHRLGNGMRHTTLPLTELVRIFEQDGEIVGWLVLYPHWCSFEVQAHPHYHGGDLYRRMVDWVEEWLIAYIQRTPDAEKALYWDVFQEDEVTEQIAAEHGYTLSDKGYRYITRSLSDPLPDSTLPEGFYIRPTLGVQEVDRLIEVHSGAFNSTWTREQYLKVMHGPGYDAEHEMLVVGPDGRFAAFCIYWLDGINKTALFEPVGTHKDFHRQGMGRALMAATMQRMRAEGAETAIVWHELSNPASTGLYTAMGFLPKYTIREMKRSL, from the coding sequence ATGAGCGAGATCGTGTTTCAAGCTCGGATGTATACCAGCAATGAGGATATGGCGCGCATTCAGGATGCGAATGCACGTTGGGCACAGATAGCGGGTAGTTCCCTGGGGTATATTCACTCCGGGGATATTGCCCATCGCCTGGGGAATGGCATGCGCCATACAACCCTGCCGCTCACGGAACTGGTACGCATCTTTGAGCAGGATGGCGAGATCGTCGGCTGGCTGGTGCTATACCCGCACTGGTGCTCATTTGAAGTGCAGGCGCACCCGCATTACCATGGCGGCGATCTCTATCGCCGTATGGTGGACTGGGTTGAAGAATGGCTCATCGCGTATATTCAGCGCACGCCGGACGCAGAAAAAGCCCTCTACTGGGATGTTTTCCAGGAGGATGAAGTGACGGAACAAATCGCTGCTGAACACGGCTATACACTCAGTGATAAAGGCTATCGCTATATCACGCGTTCGCTGAGCGACCCCCTGCCGGATAGCACCCTGCCGGAAGGCTTTTATATACGTCCCACATTGGGCGTCCAGGAAGTGGACCGCCTGATAGAAGTGCACAGCGGTGCTTTCAACTCCACATGGACGCGAGAGCAGTACCTCAAGGTGATGCATGGTCCTGGTTACGATGCTGAACATGAAATGCTCGTTGTTGGGCCGGATGGTCGCTTTGCTGCATTCTGCATTTATTGGTTGGACGGCATCAACAAGACGGCACTTTTCGAGCCAGTTGGCACGCACAAAGATTTCCATCGCCAGGGTATGGGGCGCGCCCTGATGGCGGCGACGATGCAGCGGATGCGGGCAGAGGGGGCAGAAACGGCCATTGTATGGCATGAACTGAGCAATCCGGCTTCTACAGGCCTCTATACGGCGATGGGCTTCTTGCCGAAGTATACGATTCGGGAGATGAAGCGGTCCCTGTAA
- a CDS encoding carbohydrate kinase family protein — MTSIVALGAVTVGIDLPSSHAELREVGLTPGSDSLLPVERMEAIRLKLENNHGELPVPTSGGSVGNTANLLARAGVSCGFMGIGGNDTFGRIFVTNCEKASLEFLCELEDGAVTGYDFYLYDEDDVRTIILTYGANALLNPARVDLDVIQKAELVLLDGIALSFGPESETAMLRCVQAAEAANVPFVLALAGTGIVAGYREFFNTFAPKAQMVAGNLEQVAVLVGLGPEASLDEVRIELMKTPIDAVVTLDADGAFARFGNDVFLMPTQKIEAVDSTGAGDNFLAGFLIARRQGLSVRQALAFGNVIAGEVIRYRGAQLPSSFDVPKLMLDALQIAESVGD, encoded by the coding sequence ATGACTTCTATCGTCGCACTGGGCGCTGTTACTGTGGGTATAGACCTGCCCTCTAGCCATGCTGAACTCCGTGAAGTGGGCCTTACACCGGGTAGTGATTCGCTTCTCCCTGTGGAGCGAATGGAGGCGATTCGCCTCAAGCTTGAGAATAACCACGGAGAACTTCCCGTTCCTACGAGCGGTGGGTCTGTTGGGAACACCGCAAATCTATTGGCCCGTGCGGGGGTAAGCTGCGGATTCATGGGGATTGGTGGAAACGACACCTTCGGCAGAATTTTTGTCACAAATTGCGAGAAAGCCTCGCTTGAGTTCCTCTGTGAGCTTGAAGATGGCGCTGTTACAGGGTATGACTTTTATCTTTACGATGAAGATGATGTGCGCACGATTATCTTGACCTATGGGGCAAATGCCCTGTTGAATCCTGCTCGCGTTGACCTTGACGTCATCCAGAAAGCCGAGCTTGTGCTGCTTGATGGTATTGCGCTCTCTTTTGGCCCAGAATCCGAAACAGCCATGTTGCGTTGTGTGCAGGCGGCAGAGGCGGCGAATGTACCCTTTGTGCTTGCCCTTGCTGGCACTGGCATCGTTGCAGGCTACCGAGAATTCTTCAATACGTTTGCGCCAAAAGCTCAGATGGTGGCAGGCAACCTGGAACAAGTCGCTGTGCTGGTCGGCCTTGGGCCAGAGGCATCGCTTGATGAGGTGAGAATCGAACTCATGAAAACACCCATTGATGCGGTGGTTACCCTGGACGCAGACGGGGCCTTCGCTCGGTTCGGGAATGATGTGTTTTTAATGCCTACCCAGAAGATTGAAGCCGTCGATTCTACAGGCGCAGGAGATAATTTCCTCGCGGGGTTCCTCATAGCCAGGAGACAGGGCCTCTCTGTACGCCAGGCGCTCGCTTTTGGAAATGTCATTGCCGGTGAAGTGATTCGATATCGAGGGGCACAGCTACCGAGCAGCTTTGATGTGCCCAAGCTTATGCTGGACGCGCTGCAAATCGCTGAAAGTGTTGGTGATTAA
- a CDS encoding DUF6232 family protein encodes MREKVYFVSDRDRIAVTNKRLILNKTTFPISQITFVETTTDPVRRQKVAPSPRAGYTTKRIVKYGILSLFAVSLVLELQNKLFFLLSVMLICLYVIYAWEDPSADVTPVRQQSRLIIGLSSGKQRVFTSEDTELVQSIARAMNTVLTV; translated from the coding sequence ATGCGTGAAAAGGTGTATTTTGTCAGTGACCGCGACCGGATCGCCGTCACCAACAAACGCCTCATCCTGAATAAAACCACCTTCCCGATTTCGCAAATTACATTTGTTGAAACAACCACGGACCCTGTTCGCAGGCAAAAGGTGGCTCCCTCACCAAGGGCTGGCTACACAACCAAACGCATTGTGAAATATGGCATTCTGAGTTTATTTGCCGTCAGCCTGGTTCTGGAGCTCCAAAATAAGCTCTTCTTCTTGCTTTCTGTGATGTTGATCTGCCTCTATGTGATTTATGCCTGGGAAGACCCCAGCGCCGATGTGACGCCAGTCCGGCAGCAGTCGCGCCTGATTATTGGCCTTTCTTCCGGTAAGCAGCGCGTCTTTACGTCAGAAGATACTGAACTGGTCCAGAGCATCGCCAGGGCAATGAATACCGTCCTCACGGTTTAA
- a CDS encoding glycosyltransferase, giving the protein MTKHRISLIATVLNEGESIDRLLASIAAQTRQPDEIIIVDGGSHDDTVARLQSHTDTLPLTALQAPGCNISQGRNTALEHVTGDILVVTDAGVRLANDWLEVLVQPLLDDPALGVAAGFFEADPYTVFEAAMGATVLPLADEIDSATFLPSSRSIALRTALARQVQGYPAWLDYCEDLIFDLRLKLLKVPFAFVREAVAHFQPRGSLRAFYKQYYLYARGDGKADLWRKRHAIRYITYLVALPLGLYLSLFVHPAFWLLLLLGGIVYLRQPYRRLPTAMQRAPRRDIAAWAYAIALIPIIRVVGDVAKMIGYPAGWRWRLANNPPDWRAVPERAPATR; this is encoded by the coding sequence ATGACCAAACACCGCATTTCTTTGATTGCGACAGTGCTCAATGAAGGCGAGAGCATTGACCGCCTGCTCGCCAGCATCGCGGCCCAGACGCGCCAACCGGATGAAATCATCATCGTGGATGGGGGCAGCCATGACGATACTGTCGCGCGTTTACAATCCCATACCGATACCCTGCCTCTGACTGCGTTGCAAGCACCCGGCTGTAACATTAGCCAGGGCCGCAATACGGCCCTTGAACATGTCACGGGGGATATTCTGGTGGTGACGGACGCCGGGGTGCGCTTAGCCAATGATTGGCTGGAAGTGCTGGTTCAGCCCCTTCTAGATGACCCGGCCCTGGGTGTGGCGGCGGGTTTCTTCGAGGCAGACCCATATACCGTCTTTGAAGCGGCGATGGGCGCGACGGTGCTGCCGCTGGCGGATGAAATCGACTCGGCCACATTTTTGCCTAGCAGCCGCAGCATAGCCCTGCGCACAGCCTTAGCGCGTCAGGTTCAGGGCTACCCGGCATGGCTGGACTATTGCGAAGATTTGATCTTTGATCTGCGCCTGAAGCTGCTAAAAGTACCGTTTGCATTCGTGAGGGAGGCCGTGGCGCACTTCCAACCACGAGGCAGCTTGCGCGCTTTTTATAAGCAGTATTATCTGTATGCGCGTGGTGATGGCAAAGCCGATTTGTGGCGTAAGCGACATGCGATCCGCTATATCACCTATCTGGTGGCGCTGCCCCTGGGCTTATATCTGAGTCTGTTTGTGCATCCGGCTTTCTGGCTGTTGCTGCTGTTGGGCGGGATTGTCTACTTGCGCCAGCCTTATCGCAGGCTGCCGACTGCCATGCAGCGCGCCCCGCGTCGCGATATAGCGGCCTGGGCTTATGCCATCGCGTTGATTCCCATCATTCGTGTGGTGGGCGATGTCGCTAAGATGATAGGCTACCCGGCGGGGTGGCGCTGGCGACTTGCGAACAACCCGCCGGATTGGCGGGCTGTTCCAGAGCGGGCACCTGCAACCCGTTAG
- a CDS encoding NADP-dependent oxidoreductase produces the protein MTEQMQAIRIHELGDVNVLKYETVLRPTPHGDEVLIRVHGAGVNPVDYKTRSGSGTSISQDELPWIPGWDVAGIVEQAPDNSLFAKGDAVYGMVSFPKTGSAYAEYVIAKPGHIASAPQSIDLITAASVPLVTLTAWQGLFEKGNLQAGQTILIHAAAGGVGHIAVQLAKWRGATVIGTASGKNADYLAEIGVNTFIDYTQTRFEDVVRDVDMVFDAVGGETLKRSIDVVKPGGTLITIAGQPDEAKSATRGITATRILVHTSDEQLVQIAKLIDDGILKPTVENTIPLSQAADAHRLLEDRHVRGKIVLIP, from the coding sequence ATGACAGAACAGATGCAAGCTATTCGCATTCATGAATTAGGCGACGTCAACGTCCTCAAATACGAAACAGTTCTACGCCCAACCCCACATGGTGATGAGGTGCTTATCCGCGTCCACGGCGCAGGCGTGAACCCAGTCGATTATAAGACGCGCAGCGGCAGCGGCACCTCCATCAGCCAGGACGAACTCCCCTGGATACCGGGCTGGGATGTTGCTGGCATCGTCGAGCAAGCACCAGATAACAGTCTCTTCGCTAAAGGTGATGCGGTCTATGGGATGGTCAGTTTCCCTAAGACAGGATCCGCTTATGCGGAGTACGTCATCGCTAAACCAGGCCATATTGCCTCCGCGCCGCAGTCAATTGATCTCATCACAGCCGCATCTGTGCCGCTCGTCACCCTGACAGCATGGCAGGGCCTCTTTGAAAAAGGGAATCTCCAGGCTGGGCAAACAATTCTTATTCACGCGGCAGCGGGCGGTGTTGGGCACATAGCGGTACAGCTCGCCAAGTGGCGCGGAGCCACTGTGATTGGTACAGCTTCCGGTAAAAATGCCGACTATCTGGCGGAAATCGGCGTGAATACATTCATCGATTACACTCAGACTCGTTTTGAAGATGTCGTCAGGGATGTGGATATGGTCTTTGATGCTGTCGGTGGCGAGACACTCAAGCGCTCAATTGACGTGGTCAAACCGGGTGGCACTCTCATCACCATTGCCGGACAGCCCGACGAAGCCAAGTCCGCCACGAGGGGCATTACAGCGACGCGTATATTGGTACATACCAGTGACGAACAGTTGGTACAAATCGCGAAGCTAATTGATGATGGTATCCTCAAACCTACCGTAGAGAATACGATACCGCTCTCTCAAGCCGCAGACGCACACCGACTGTTAGAAGACCGCCATGTGCGCGGAAAAATCGTTCTCATCCCCTAA
- a CDS encoding winged helix-turn-helix transcriptional regulator, with translation MPHNRVEEYLCNYSCPVEATMDVIGGKWKCVIIYHLLENNVMRYNEIQRQINDAPRRTITRQLRELEQAGLIQRTVYPEVPPKVEYSLTPFGQSLEPIIRMMRDWGSEHIEEIIAYRGLDADDALPDDESAQSAAHIKLAEVNAHEG, from the coding sequence ATGCCCCATAACCGCGTCGAAGAATATCTGTGCAATTACTCTTGCCCGGTAGAAGCCACAATGGATGTGATTGGCGGCAAATGGAAGTGCGTCATTATCTATCATTTGCTGGAAAATAATGTTATGCGCTATAACGAAATCCAGCGGCAGATCAATGACGCGCCGCGGCGCACGATTACGCGGCAATTGCGTGAGCTGGAACAGGCTGGCCTCATTCAGCGGACTGTCTATCCTGAAGTGCCGCCCAAGGTAGAGTATTCGCTAACCCCATTTGGTCAATCTCTGGAGCCTATCATTAGGATGATGCGCGATTGGGGCAGTGAACACATTGAGGAAATCATCGCTTATCGTGGCCTAGATGCCGATGATGCCTTGCCCGATGATGAATCAGCCCAGAGCGCTGCTCATATCAAATTGGCTGAGGTCAATGCCCACGAGGGGTAG
- a CDS encoding pyridoxamine 5'-phosphate oxidase family protein — MARDYNDQPLTAMRRSDRGVTEEAWIKHFLQQAAVGTLAMTYEGQPFVNTNLFIYDADAHCIYTHTARVGRSRAIIEANPRVCFSLMEMGRMLPADEALEFSVEYAGVTVFGEASIIEDMEEATRILQMLLDKYAPHLQAGEDYRPPVPEELKRTSVFCIRIEEWSGKKKEVADDFPGAFWYPSIPALASLQALVGTTPNSTD, encoded by the coding sequence ATGGCCCGCGATTATAATGATCAACCCCTCACAGCGATGCGCCGCAGCGACCGCGGCGTGACGGAAGAAGCCTGGATCAAGCATTTTTTGCAGCAGGCTGCTGTTGGCACGCTGGCGATGACCTATGAAGGCCAGCCCTTCGTCAATACGAACCTGTTCATCTATGATGCCGATGCCCATTGCATTTACACCCATACGGCTCGTGTTGGGCGCTCGCGCGCTATCATTGAGGCCAACCCGCGCGTTTGCTTCTCCCTTATGGAGATGGGGCGCATGCTGCCCGCCGACGAAGCGCTCGAATTTAGCGTCGAGTATGCAGGGGTGACCGTCTTTGGTGAGGCCAGCATCATCGAAGATATGGAGGAGGCCACGCGCATCCTGCAAATGCTGCTGGATAAATACGCGCCGCACCTGCAAGCTGGCGAAGATTACCGCCCACCCGTACCAGAAGAACTCAAACGAACGAGTGTTTTTTGCATCCGCATAGAGGAATGGAGCGGCAAGAAAAAAGAAGTCGCGGACGACTTCCCCGGCGCTTTTTGGTACCCATCTATACCTGCGCTCGCTTCGTTACAAGCTTTGGTGGGCACAACGCCAAATTCCACAGATTAG
- a CDS encoding class I SAM-dependent methyltransferase: MRTPEETRALFDQWAQTYATDMAHMNGPLTGYETSLATAAALAPVDEGAHILDIGIGTGGFSALLEHQAASITGVDLSNVMLEKCQEQHPSYELHQGTFTHLPVADAGFDNVISSFTFHEVPLDERVRACQEVARVLKGGGWLTLLDIIFASDNAMQDAAEHLGGRWDDSEIYAFVGKLDAALRQARFQQIYWQQTGPYHWAVCAQKPVEV, encoded by the coding sequence ATGCGCACACCAGAAGAAACTCGTGCCCTGTTTGATCAATGGGCACAAACTTATGCCACGGATATGGCCCATATGAACGGCCCACTCACAGGCTATGAAACCAGCCTGGCGACCGCTGCAGCCCTCGCCCCCGTCGATGAGGGTGCGCACATCCTCGATATTGGCATTGGCACTGGCGGTTTCTCCGCATTGTTGGAGCACCAGGCAGCAAGCATCACAGGCGTGGATCTTTCCAACGTCATGCTGGAGAAATGCCAGGAGCAGCACCCCTCTTATGAGCTACATCAGGGTACCTTCACGCACTTACCCGTCGCAGATGCCGGCTTCGACAACGTCATATCCAGCTTTACATTCCACGAAGTGCCGCTGGATGAGCGCGTCCGAGCTTGCCAGGAAGTCGCACGCGTGCTCAAGGGTGGTGGCTGGCTGACGTTGCTGGATATTATCTTCGCCAGCGATAACGCGATGCAGGATGCTGCTGAGCACCTGGGCGGACGATGGGATGACAGTGAAATTTATGCATTCGTCGGCAAATTGGATGCGGCCCTAAGGCAAGCGCGCTTTCAGCAAATTTACTGGCAACAGACCGGGCCGTATCATTGGGCCGTCTGTGCCCAGAAGCCTGTGGAGGTTTAG